The Anas platyrhynchos isolate ZD024472 breed Pekin duck chromosome 34, IASCAAS_PekinDuck_T2T, whole genome shotgun sequence genome contains a region encoding:
- the FKBP11 gene encoding peptidyl-prolyl cis-trans isomerase FKBP11 isoform X2 yields the protein MCVGEKRRATIPPHLAYGKRGSPPTIPGDAVLRFEVELVALSRASYWQKVVNEVLPLLCLGLVPALLGLIGYHLYRKASSPKLSKKKLKEEKRNKAKKK from the exons GCCACCATCCCCCCGCACCTGGCCTACGGCAAGCGGGGCTCCCCACCGACCATCCCCG GCGACGCGGTGCTGCGGTTCGAGGTGGAGCTGGTGGCTCTGTCGCGGGCCAGCTACTGGCAGAAGGTGGTGAACGAGGTCCTGCCGCTGCTGTGCCTCGGGCTGGTGCCGGCGCTGCTGGGGCTCATCGGGTACCACCTCTACCGCAAGGCCAGCAGCCCCAAGCTCTCcaagaagaagctgaaggaggagaagaggaacaaagccaaaaagaaataa
- the CCDC65 gene encoding dynein regulatory complex subunit 2 isoform X1 — translation MPVAGEDRLLQLQSQALAEEEAAKARGELLVRFLKDKLAKEERSSALSLHKLSAQWRGVLREVKEKELREDIAVLSQAFARVLDCKDSVIKSLVTDVEEAEAQHARALGSHLQNIERLLQLQRCRLACLQEGFDAQLKALEAEFETERKAILEQHEEEIRYLQDVVLALEQNYAQDDHEATLNFQSARDDIKSKSLQEKQYSRLQQSGKMEALWEQFHAAMQSYAEATEHQKTAFEGLKQKDEKSSREIEMQAKKLQKLQDLVAATKARLAAQLRDNEERNWRAREEKEAVLRQLQELKNKMNQARAEAHDNLARLTAQSNAALKALAQVVEKAERVLRLAEMCRRLETEVEKVLPFYPSSLAEGELFDADRVLKEEPAEPLAQALQDYVGLERFWQRFNKARLEEQALARERAAASHQNQRLRGLLQQYLEGLSVSPEVLSKPNPLLAIEHKSRVPRFPPRPRPQL, via the exons aTGCCGGTGGCGGGGGAGGACcggctcctgcagctgcagagccaggcgCTGGCCGAGGAGGAGGCGGCCAAGGCGAGGGGGGAGCTGCTGGTCAGGTTCCTGAAG gacaagCTGGCCAAGGAGGAGCGCAGCAGCGCCCTGAGCCTCCACAAGCTCAGCGCCCAGTGGCGGGGGGTGCTGCGGGAGGTGAAGGAGAAGGAGCTGCGCGAGGACATCGCCGTGCTCAGCCAGGCCTTCGCCCGGGTGCTGGACTGCAAGGACAGCGTCATCAAG TCCCTGGTCACAGACGTGGAGGAGGCGGAAGCGCAGCACGCCCGGGCGCTCGGCAGCCACCTGCAGAACATCGAGCGCCTGCTGCAGCTTCAGCGCTGCCGCCTGGCCTGCCTGCAGGAGGGATTCGACGCCCAGCTGAAGGCCCTGGAGGCCGAATTTGAGACGGAGAG GAAAGCCATCCTGGAGCAGCACGAGGAAGAAATCCGCTACCTGCAGGACGTGGTGCTGGCCCTGGAGCAGAACTACGCCCAGGACGATCACGAGGCCACGCTGAATTTCCAGAGTGCCCGGGACGACATCAAGAGCAAG AGCCTGCAGGAGAAGCAGTACAGCCGCCTGCAGCAGAGTGGGAAGATGGAGGCGCTCTGGGAGCAGTTCCATGCCGCCATGCAGAGCTACGCCGAGGCCACCGAGCACCAGAAAACGGCCTTCGAGGGGCTGAAGCAGAAGGATGAGAAGAGCTCCAGGGAGATAGAGATGCAGGCAAAGAAGCTGCAGAAACTCCAG GATTTGGTGGCGGCCACCAAGGCTCGGCTCGCGGCTCAGCTCCGGGACAACGAGGAGCGGAACTGGCGCGCGCGGGAGGAGAAGGAAGCCGTGCTCAGGCAGCTCCAGGAGCTCAAGAACAAAATGAACCAAGCCCGGGCTGAGGCCCACGACAACCTGGCCAGGCTCACGGCGCAGAGCAACGCCGCCCTGAAGGCGCTGGCACAGGTTGTGGAGAAG GCAGAGCGCGTCCTGCGGCTGGCCGAGATGTGCCGCCGGCTGGAGACGGAGGTGGAAAAGGTGCTGCCCTTCTACCCGTCCTCGCTGGCCGAGGGGGAGCTTTTTGACGCCGACAGGGTTCTCAAGGAGGAACCTGCGGAGCCTCTGGCCCAG GCCCTGCAGGATTACGTGgggctggagcgcttctggcaGCGCTTCAACAAGGcgaggctggaggagcaggcgCTGGCGCGGGAGCGGGCGGCCGCGAGCCACCAGAACCAGCGGCTGCGGGGGCTGCTCCAGCAGTACCTGGAGGGGCTCTCCGTCAGCCCCGAGGTGCTCAGCAAGCCCAACCCACTGCTGGCCATCGAGCACAAGAGCCGTGTCCCCCGATTCCCCCCCAGACCCCGTCCCCAGCTCTGA
- the CCDC65 gene encoding dynein regulatory complex subunit 2 isoform X2, protein MPVAGEDRLLQLQSQALAEEEAAKARGELLVRFLKDKLAKEERSSALSLHKLSAQWRGVLREVKEKELREDIAVLSQAFARVLDCKDSVIKSLVTDVEEAEAQHARALGSHLQNIERLLQLQRCRLACLQEGFDAQLKALEAEFETERKAILEQHEEEIRYLQDVVLALEQNYAQDDHEATLNFQSARDDIKSKSLQEKQYSRLQQSGKMEALWEQFHAAMQSYAEATEHQKTAFEGLKQKDEKSSREIEMQAKKLQKLQDLVAATKARLAAQLRDNEERNWRAREEKEAVLRQLQELKNKMNQARAEAHDNLARLTAQSNAALKALAQAERVLRLAEMCRRLETEVEKVLPFYPSSLAEGELFDADRVLKEEPAEPLAQALQDYVGLERFWQRFNKARLEEQALARERAAASHQNQRLRGLLQQYLEGLSVSPEVLSKPNPLLAIEHKSRVPRFPPRPRPQL, encoded by the exons aTGCCGGTGGCGGGGGAGGACcggctcctgcagctgcagagccaggcgCTGGCCGAGGAGGAGGCGGCCAAGGCGAGGGGGGAGCTGCTGGTCAGGTTCCTGAAG gacaagCTGGCCAAGGAGGAGCGCAGCAGCGCCCTGAGCCTCCACAAGCTCAGCGCCCAGTGGCGGGGGGTGCTGCGGGAGGTGAAGGAGAAGGAGCTGCGCGAGGACATCGCCGTGCTCAGCCAGGCCTTCGCCCGGGTGCTGGACTGCAAGGACAGCGTCATCAAG TCCCTGGTCACAGACGTGGAGGAGGCGGAAGCGCAGCACGCCCGGGCGCTCGGCAGCCACCTGCAGAACATCGAGCGCCTGCTGCAGCTTCAGCGCTGCCGCCTGGCCTGCCTGCAGGAGGGATTCGACGCCCAGCTGAAGGCCCTGGAGGCCGAATTTGAGACGGAGAG GAAAGCCATCCTGGAGCAGCACGAGGAAGAAATCCGCTACCTGCAGGACGTGGTGCTGGCCCTGGAGCAGAACTACGCCCAGGACGATCACGAGGCCACGCTGAATTTCCAGAGTGCCCGGGACGACATCAAGAGCAAG AGCCTGCAGGAGAAGCAGTACAGCCGCCTGCAGCAGAGTGGGAAGATGGAGGCGCTCTGGGAGCAGTTCCATGCCGCCATGCAGAGCTACGCCGAGGCCACCGAGCACCAGAAAACGGCCTTCGAGGGGCTGAAGCAGAAGGATGAGAAGAGCTCCAGGGAGATAGAGATGCAGGCAAAGAAGCTGCAGAAACTCCAG GATTTGGTGGCGGCCACCAAGGCTCGGCTCGCGGCTCAGCTCCGGGACAACGAGGAGCGGAACTGGCGCGCGCGGGAGGAGAAGGAAGCCGTGCTCAGGCAGCTCCAGGAGCTCAAGAACAAAATGAACCAAGCCCGGGCTGAGGCCCACGACAACCTGGCCAGGCTCACGGCGCAGAGCAACGCCGCCCTGAAGGCGCTGGCACAG GCAGAGCGCGTCCTGCGGCTGGCCGAGATGTGCCGCCGGCTGGAGACGGAGGTGGAAAAGGTGCTGCCCTTCTACCCGTCCTCGCTGGCCGAGGGGGAGCTTTTTGACGCCGACAGGGTTCTCAAGGAGGAACCTGCGGAGCCTCTGGCCCAG GCCCTGCAGGATTACGTGgggctggagcgcttctggcaGCGCTTCAACAAGGcgaggctggaggagcaggcgCTGGCGCGGGAGCGGGCGGCCGCGAGCCACCAGAACCAGCGGCTGCGGGGGCTGCTCCAGCAGTACCTGGAGGGGCTCTCCGTCAGCCCCGAGGTGCTCAGCAAGCCCAACCCACTGCTGGCCATCGAGCACAAGAGCCGTGTCCCCCGATTCCCCCCCAGACCCCGTCCCCAGCTCTGA
- the RND1 gene encoding rho-related GTP-binding protein Rho6, with the protein MRERRPPAAAPARCKLVLVGDVQCGKTAMLQVLAKDCYPETYVPTVFENYTACLVSEEQRVELSLWDTSGSPYYDNVRPLCYSDSDAVLLCFDISRPETLDSASKKWKTEILDYCPSTRVLLIGCKTDLRTDLSTLMELSHQKQAPISYEQGCAMAKQLGAESYLECSAFTSEKSVHSIFRTVSGICLSKAPPQPPKSPARSLSKRLLHLPSRSELISSAFKKEKAKSCSVM; encoded by the exons ATGCGGGAACGGAGACCGCCGGCGGCGGCACCGGCTCGGTGcaagctggtgctggtgggcGACGTGCAGTGCGGCAAAACGGCCATGCTGCAGGTGCTGGCCAAGGACTGCTACCCCGAG ACGTACGTGCCCACCGTGTTCGAGAACTACACGGCCTGCCTGGTCAGCGAGGAGCAGCGGGTGGAGCTGAGCCTCTGGGACACCTCCG GTTCCCCCTACTATGACAACGTGCGGCCCCTCTGCTACAGCGACTCGGACGCCGTCCTGCTCTGCTTCGACATCAGCCGCCCCGAAACCCTGGACAGCGCATCCAAGAAG TGGAAGACGGAGATCCTGGATTACTGCCCCAGCACGCGGGTGCTGCTCATCGGCTGCAAGACAGACCTGCGGACGGACCTGAGCACGCTGATGGAGCTCTCCCATCAGAAGCAGGCACCCATCTCCTATGAGcag GGCTGCGCCAtggccaagcagctgggagccGAGAGCTACCTGGAGTGCTCGGCCTTCACCTCGGAGAAAAGCGTCCACAGCATCTTCCGGACCGTGTCCGGCATCTGCCTCAGCAaagcccccccgcagccccccaaaaGTCCCGCACGAAGCCTCTCCAAGAGACTCCTGCACCTGCCCAGCCGCTCCGAGCTCATCTCCTCCGCCTTCAAGAAGGAGAAGGCAAAAAGCTGCTCCGTCAtgtga
- the DDX23 gene encoding probable ATP-dependent RNA helicase DDX23 isoform X2 has translation MAGEVADKKDRDASPVKEERKRSRSPDRDRDRDRDRDRDRKGSPGKDRKRHRSRDRRRGSRSRSRSRSKSVDRDRRHKDRDRDRGKKDRDREKDGHRRDKDRKRSSLSPSRGKDSKSRKERDSRKLEEEEENALKKEKAQPLSLEELLAKKKAEEEAEAKPKFLSKAEREAEALRRRQQEVEERQRLLEEERKKRKQFQEMGRKMLDPQERERRERRERMERETNGTEDEEGRQKIREEKDKSKELHAIKERYLGGVKKRRRTRHLNDRKFVFEWDASEDTSIDYNPLYKERHQVQLLGRGFIAGIDLKQQKREQSRFYGDLMEKRRTLEEKEQEEARLRKLRKKEAKQRWDDRHWSQKKLDEMTDRDWRIFREDYSITTKGGKIPNPIRSWKDSSLPPHILEVIDKCGYKEPTPIQRQAIPIGLQNRDIIGVAETGSGKTAAFLIPLLVWITTLPKIDRIEESDQGPYAIILAPTRELAQQIEEETIKFGKPLGIRTVAVIGGISREDQGFRLRMGCEIVIATPGRLIDVLENRYLVLSRCTYVVLDEADRMIDMGFEPDVQKILEHMPVTNQKPDTDEAEDPEKMLANFESGKHKYRQTVMFTATMPPAVERLARSYLRRPAVVYIGSAGKPHERVEQKVFLMSESEKRKKLLAILEQGFDPPIIIFVNQKKGCDVLAKSLEKMGYNACTLHGGKGQEQREFALSNLKAGAKDILVATDVAGRGIDIHDVSMVVNYDMAKNIEDYIHRIGRTGRAGKSGVAITFLTKEDSTVFYDLKQAILESPVSSCPPELANHPDAQHKPGTILTKKRREETIFA, from the exons ATGGCTGGAGAAGTGGCGGACAAGAAGGACCGGGACGCGTCGCCCGTCAAGGAGGAGAGGAAACGCTCCCGGTCCCCGGACAGGGACCGCGACCGGGACAGGGACCGCGACCGGGACCGCAAGGGGTCCCCCGGCAAGGATAGGAAACGGCACCGGTCCCGGGACAGGAGGCGAGGCAGCCGCTCCCGCTCCCGGTCCCGCTCCAAGTCGGTAGATAG GGACCGCCGGCACAAAGACCGAGATCGGGACCGGGGCAAGAAGGACCGGGACCGGGAGAAGGATGGGCACCGGCGGGATAAGGACAGGAAGCGCTCCAG CTTGTCCCCAAGCAGGGGCAAGGACTCGAAGTCCCGGAAGGAGCGGGACTCAAGGAAattggaggaagaggaggagaacgCGCTGAAGAAGGAGAAG GCCCAACCCCTGtccttggaggagctgctggcgaagaagaaagctgaggaggaggcagaagcgAAG cCCAAATTCCTGTCCAAAGCAGAGCGGGAGGCCGAGGCTttgcggcggcggcagcaggaggtggaggagcggcagcggctgctggaggaggagaggaagaagaggaagcagTTCCAGGAAATGGGGAGGAAGATGCTAG ACCCCCAGGAGCGTGAGCGCAGGGAGCGCCGGGAGCGCATGGAGCGGGAGACCAACGGCACGGAGGACGAGGAGGGCAGGCAGAAGATCCGGGAGGAGAAAGACAAAAGCAAAGAGCTCCACGCCATCAAG GAGCGCTACCTGGGAGGGGTGAAGAAGCGGAGACGGACGCGGCACTTGAACGACCGCAAGTTTGTCTTCGAGTGGGATGCATCGGAGGACACCTCCATCGACTACAACCCGCT GTACAAGGAACGGCACCAAGTGCAGCTGCTGGGCCGGGGCTTCATCGCTGGGATTGACctgaagcagcagaagaggGAGCAGTCGCGTTTCTACGGGGACCTGATGGAAAAGAGGCGAaccctggaggagaaggagcaggagga GGCCAGGCTGCGGAAGCTGCGGAAGAAGGAGGCCAAGCAGCGCTGGGACGACCGCCACTGGTCCCAGAAGAAGCTGGACGAGATGACAGACAGGGACTGGCGGATTTTCCGCGAGGACTACAGCATCACCACCAAAGGGGGCAAAATCCCCAACCCCATCCGCTCCTGGAAGGActcatccctccctccccacatcCTGGAGGTCATCGACAAGTGTGGCTACAAG GAGCCCACCCCCATCCAGCGCCAGGCCATCCCCATCGGCCTGCAGAACCGCGACATCATCGGCGTGGCTGAGACAGGCAGCGGCAAAACGGCCGCTTTCCTCATCCCCCTGCTCGTCTGGATCACGACCCTGCCCAAAATTGACCG GATCGAGGAGTCGGACCAAGGTCCCTACGCCATCATCTTGGCCCCTACTCGAGAGCTGGCCCAGCAGATCGAGGAGGAGACCATCAAGTTTGGGAAGCCGCTGGGCATCCGCACGGTGGCCGTGATCGGAGGGATCTCCCGCGAGGACCAAGGCTTCCGCCTGCGCATGGGCTGCGAG ATCGTCATCGCCACGCCGGGGCGTCTGATCGACGTGCTGGAGAATCGCTACCTGGTGCTGAGCCGCTGCACCTACGTGGTGCTGGACGAGGCGGACCGCATGATCGACATGGGCTTCGAGCCCGACGTGCAGAAGATCCTGGAGCACATGCCCGTCACCAACCAGAAACCCGACACGGACGAGGCCGAGGACCCCGAGAAGATGCTGGCCAACTTCGAGTCGGGGAAGCACAAGTACAGGCAG ACCGTGATGTTCACGGCCACCATGCCGCCGGCGGTGGAGCGCCTGGCCCGCAGCTACCTCCGCCGCCCGGCTGTGGTCTACATCGGCTCCGCCGGCAAGCCACATGAGCGGGTGGAGCAGAAGGTCTTCCTCATGTCAGAGTCGGAGAAGAG GAAGAAGCTGTTAGCCATTCTGGAGCAGGGCTTCGACCCGCCCATTATCATTTTTGTCAACCAGAAGAAGGGCTGCGACGTGCTGGCGAAGTCGCTGGAGAAGATGGGG TACAACGCCTGCACCCTGCACGGCGGCAAAGGGCAGGAGCAGCGAGAGTTCGCCCTCTCCAACCTGAAGGCTGGGGCCAAGGACATCCTGGTGGCCACGGACGTGGCCGGCCGTGGTATCGACATCCACGACGTCTCCATGGTCGTCAACTACGACATGGCCAAGAACATCGAGG ATTACATCCACCGCATCGGGCGGACGGGCCGCGCGGGGAAGAGCGGCGTGGCCATCACCTTCCTCACCAAGGAGGACTCCACCGTCTTCTACGACCTGAAGCAGGCCATCCTGGAGAGCCCcgtctcctcctgcccccccgaGCTGGCCAACCACCCCGACGCCCAGCACAAGCCTGGCACCATCCTCACCAAGAAGAGGCGGGAGGAAACCATCTTCGCCTGA
- the DDX23 gene encoding probable ATP-dependent RNA helicase DDX23 isoform X1 — MAGEVADKKDRDASPVKEERKRSRSPDRDRDRDRDRDRDRKGSPGKDRKRHRSRDRRRGSRSRSRSRSKSVDRDRRHKDRDRDRGKKDRDREKDGHRRDKDRKRSSLSPSRGKDSKSRKERDSRKLEEEEENALKKEKAQPLSLEELLAKKKAEEEAEAKPKFLSKAEREAEALRRRQQEVEERQRLLEEERKKRKQFQEMGRKMLEDPQERERRERRERMERETNGTEDEEGRQKIREEKDKSKELHAIKERYLGGVKKRRRTRHLNDRKFVFEWDASEDTSIDYNPLYKERHQVQLLGRGFIAGIDLKQQKREQSRFYGDLMEKRRTLEEKEQEEARLRKLRKKEAKQRWDDRHWSQKKLDEMTDRDWRIFREDYSITTKGGKIPNPIRSWKDSSLPPHILEVIDKCGYKEPTPIQRQAIPIGLQNRDIIGVAETGSGKTAAFLIPLLVWITTLPKIDRIEESDQGPYAIILAPTRELAQQIEEETIKFGKPLGIRTVAVIGGISREDQGFRLRMGCEIVIATPGRLIDVLENRYLVLSRCTYVVLDEADRMIDMGFEPDVQKILEHMPVTNQKPDTDEAEDPEKMLANFESGKHKYRQTVMFTATMPPAVERLARSYLRRPAVVYIGSAGKPHERVEQKVFLMSESEKRKKLLAILEQGFDPPIIIFVNQKKGCDVLAKSLEKMGYNACTLHGGKGQEQREFALSNLKAGAKDILVATDVAGRGIDIHDVSMVVNYDMAKNIEDYIHRIGRTGRAGKSGVAITFLTKEDSTVFYDLKQAILESPVSSCPPELANHPDAQHKPGTILTKKRREETIFA; from the exons ATGGCTGGAGAAGTGGCGGACAAGAAGGACCGGGACGCGTCGCCCGTCAAGGAGGAGAGGAAACGCTCCCGGTCCCCGGACAGGGACCGCGACCGGGACAGGGACCGCGACCGGGACCGCAAGGGGTCCCCCGGCAAGGATAGGAAACGGCACCGGTCCCGGGACAGGAGGCGAGGCAGCCGCTCCCGCTCCCGGTCCCGCTCCAAGTCGGTAGATAG GGACCGCCGGCACAAAGACCGAGATCGGGACCGGGGCAAGAAGGACCGGGACCGGGAGAAGGATGGGCACCGGCGGGATAAGGACAGGAAGCGCTCCAG CTTGTCCCCAAGCAGGGGCAAGGACTCGAAGTCCCGGAAGGAGCGGGACTCAAGGAAattggaggaagaggaggagaacgCGCTGAAGAAGGAGAAG GCCCAACCCCTGtccttggaggagctgctggcgaagaagaaagctgaggaggaggcagaagcgAAG cCCAAATTCCTGTCCAAAGCAGAGCGGGAGGCCGAGGCTttgcggcggcggcagcaggaggtggaggagcggcagcggctgctggaggaggagaggaagaagaggaagcagTTCCAGGAAATGGGGAGGAAGATGCTAG aAGACCCCCAGGAGCGTGAGCGCAGGGAGCGCCGGGAGCGCATGGAGCGGGAGACCAACGGCACGGAGGACGAGGAGGGCAGGCAGAAGATCCGGGAGGAGAAAGACAAAAGCAAAGAGCTCCACGCCATCAAG GAGCGCTACCTGGGAGGGGTGAAGAAGCGGAGACGGACGCGGCACTTGAACGACCGCAAGTTTGTCTTCGAGTGGGATGCATCGGAGGACACCTCCATCGACTACAACCCGCT GTACAAGGAACGGCACCAAGTGCAGCTGCTGGGCCGGGGCTTCATCGCTGGGATTGACctgaagcagcagaagaggGAGCAGTCGCGTTTCTACGGGGACCTGATGGAAAAGAGGCGAaccctggaggagaaggagcaggagga GGCCAGGCTGCGGAAGCTGCGGAAGAAGGAGGCCAAGCAGCGCTGGGACGACCGCCACTGGTCCCAGAAGAAGCTGGACGAGATGACAGACAGGGACTGGCGGATTTTCCGCGAGGACTACAGCATCACCACCAAAGGGGGCAAAATCCCCAACCCCATCCGCTCCTGGAAGGActcatccctccctccccacatcCTGGAGGTCATCGACAAGTGTGGCTACAAG GAGCCCACCCCCATCCAGCGCCAGGCCATCCCCATCGGCCTGCAGAACCGCGACATCATCGGCGTGGCTGAGACAGGCAGCGGCAAAACGGCCGCTTTCCTCATCCCCCTGCTCGTCTGGATCACGACCCTGCCCAAAATTGACCG GATCGAGGAGTCGGACCAAGGTCCCTACGCCATCATCTTGGCCCCTACTCGAGAGCTGGCCCAGCAGATCGAGGAGGAGACCATCAAGTTTGGGAAGCCGCTGGGCATCCGCACGGTGGCCGTGATCGGAGGGATCTCCCGCGAGGACCAAGGCTTCCGCCTGCGCATGGGCTGCGAG ATCGTCATCGCCACGCCGGGGCGTCTGATCGACGTGCTGGAGAATCGCTACCTGGTGCTGAGCCGCTGCACCTACGTGGTGCTGGACGAGGCGGACCGCATGATCGACATGGGCTTCGAGCCCGACGTGCAGAAGATCCTGGAGCACATGCCCGTCACCAACCAGAAACCCGACACGGACGAGGCCGAGGACCCCGAGAAGATGCTGGCCAACTTCGAGTCGGGGAAGCACAAGTACAGGCAG ACCGTGATGTTCACGGCCACCATGCCGCCGGCGGTGGAGCGCCTGGCCCGCAGCTACCTCCGCCGCCCGGCTGTGGTCTACATCGGCTCCGCCGGCAAGCCACATGAGCGGGTGGAGCAGAAGGTCTTCCTCATGTCAGAGTCGGAGAAGAG GAAGAAGCTGTTAGCCATTCTGGAGCAGGGCTTCGACCCGCCCATTATCATTTTTGTCAACCAGAAGAAGGGCTGCGACGTGCTGGCGAAGTCGCTGGAGAAGATGGGG TACAACGCCTGCACCCTGCACGGCGGCAAAGGGCAGGAGCAGCGAGAGTTCGCCCTCTCCAACCTGAAGGCTGGGGCCAAGGACATCCTGGTGGCCACGGACGTGGCCGGCCGTGGTATCGACATCCACGACGTCTCCATGGTCGTCAACTACGACATGGCCAAGAACATCGAGG ATTACATCCACCGCATCGGGCGGACGGGCCGCGCGGGGAAGAGCGGCGTGGCCATCACCTTCCTCACCAAGGAGGACTCCACCGTCTTCTACGACCTGAAGCAGGCCATCCTGGAGAGCCCcgtctcctcctgcccccccgaGCTGGCCAACCACCCCGACGCCCAGCACAAGCCTGGCACCATCCTCACCAAGAAGAGGCGGGAGGAAACCATCTTCGCCTGA